The following proteins are encoded in a genomic region of Phragmites australis chromosome 9, lpPhrAust1.1, whole genome shotgun sequence:
- the LOC133928974 gene encoding cytochrome P450 94C1-like — translation MGADAATLHVAVDALASSLRPQVAAVFFASAACTVTLAVLLASLRLRQPWLCACAVCEAYVTASWATEFDNLCDWYAHLLRRAPGRTVHVHVLGNVLTANPPTVEHMLRGRFDNYPKGAPFSVILADFLGRGIFNVDGDSWLFQRKLAAAELASPALRFFAAKVVASELRCRLIPLLHSASSGGNGEKLLDLQDVFRRFAFDCICRISFGLDPGSLELELPMSALADAFDTASMLSARRATAPTHVFWKLKRLLNVGEERKLRDAIRLVDTLAAEVIRQRRKLGAAASGDDLLSRFMGSINDDKYLRDIVVSFMLAGRDTVASALTAFFLLLSDHPEVATAIRDEVSRVSGDRDVRLGAATTSDKLKDMHYVHAALYECMRLFPPVQFDSKFAAGNDTLPDGTFVAKGTRVTYHAYAMGRMESVWGPDCAEFRPNRWLRDGRFVPESPYRYPVFQGGVRVCVGKELAIMEMKAVIVAVVQSFDIEAVDRSSRRPSFAPGLTATFAGGVPVRVRRRERVSAHRPPS, via the coding sequence ATGGGCGCGGACGCAGCCACGTTACACGTCGCGGTCGACGCCCTGGCGAGCTCCCTGCGGCCGCAGGTGGCCGCCGTCTTCTTCGCCTCGGCCGCGTGCACGGTGACCTTGGCCGTCCTCCTGGCCTCGCTGAGGCTGCGGCAGCCGTGGTTGTGCGCGTGCGCGGTGTGCGAGGCGTACGTGACGGCTTCGTGGGCGACCGAGTTCGACAACCTCTGCGACTGGTACGCGCACCTCCTGCGCCGCGCGCCCGGGCGGACCGTGCACGTGCACGTGCTCGGCAACGTGCTCACCGCCAACCCGCCCACCGTCGAACACATGCTGCGCGGCCGCTTCGACAACTACCCCAAGGGCGCGCCCTTCTCCGTCATCCTCGCCGACTTCCTCGGCCGCGGGATATTCAACGTCGACGGCGACTCCTGGCTCTTCCAGCGCAAGCTCGCCGCGGCCGAGCTCGCGTCCCCGGCGCTGCGCTTTTTCGCGGCGAAAGTCgtggcctccgagctgcggtgccGCCTCATTCCTCTGCTTCACTCTGCATCCAGCGGCGGCAACGGTGAGAAGCTGCTTGACCTCCAGGACGTGTTTCGCCGCTTTGCTTTCGACTGCATATGCAGGATCTCGTTCGGCCTCGACCCCGGCAGCCTCGAGCTCGAACTCCCGATGTCGGCGTTGGCGGACGCGTTCGACACGGCCTCGATGCTCTCTGCACGGCGCGCGACGGCACCCACGCATGTGTTCTGGAAGCTGAAGCGGTTACTCAACGTCGGGGAGGAGCGGAAGCTCCGCGACGCGATCCGCCTCGTCGACACGCTTGCCGCGGAGGTCATCCGGCAGCGTCGAAAGCTCGGCGCCGCCGCCTCAGGCGACGACCTCCTATCGCGCTTCATGGGATCCATCAACGACGACAAGTACCTCCGCGACATCGTTGTGAGCTTCATGCTGGCCGGCCGGGACACCGTCGCCTCAGCTCTCACCGCCTTCTTCTTGCTGCTATCCGACCACCCGGAGGTGGCCACTGCGATCCGGGATGAAGTCTCCCGCGTCTCCGGGGACAGAGACGTCCGCCTCGGGGCAGCTACCACCTCCGACAAGCTAAAGGACATGCACTACGTGCACGCGGCGCTGTACGAGTGCATGCGGCTATTCCCGCCGGTGCAATTCGACTCCAAGTTCGCCGCCGGCAACGACACTCTCCCGGACGGCACGTTCGTCGCCAAGGGCACCCGGGTGACCTACCACGCCTACGCCATGGGACGCATGGAGTCCGTCTGGGGCCCCGACTGCGCCGAGTTCCGCCCCAACCGCTGGCTCCGCGACGGACGGTTCGTGCCAGAGAGCCCGTACCGGTACCCGGTCTTCCAAGGCGGCGTGCGCGTCTGCGTCGGCAAGGAGCTCGCCATCATGGAGATGAAGGCCGTCATCGTCGCCGTCGTGCAGAGCTTCGACATCGAAGCGGTCGACCGGAGCTCGCGCCGGCCCAGTTTCGCGCCAGGCCTCACCGCCACGTTCGCTGGGGGCGTGCCCGTCAGAGTGCGCCGGCGAGAGCGTGTCAGCGCGCACCGCCCACCAAGTTAA